From Syntrophus gentianae, one genomic window encodes:
- a CDS encoding ComEA family DNA-binding protein produces MQKMIGRIATCLGIFVFAVLLPLSGAFAAPQTTGKAATAAGLVNLNTAPQADLEKLPGIGPATAKKIIAGRPYTSVSELTSKAGIPAATVQKLSPQVTVGAGTATPAVKSVQKPAAPAPTAVKTPAAPKAAAPAKVAAPPAGKGMVWANSDSKIYHREGSYWYGKTRAGSYMTEAEAVKAGYRAAKPGGKEQ; encoded by the coding sequence ATGCAGAAGATGATTGGAAGGATAGCAACGTGTTTGGGGATTTTTGTTTTCGCCGTATTGCTGCCGCTGTCAGGTGCATTTGCCGCCCCGCAGACGACGGGGAAAGCCGCAACGGCGGCGGGCCTAGTTAATCTGAACACTGCCCCGCAGGCGGATCTGGAGAAGCTTCCCGGCATAGGACCTGCCACGGCCAAGAAAATCATTGCCGGCCGTCCCTATACCTCGGTTTCAGAGCTGACCAGCAAAGCCGGGATTCCGGCTGCTACCGTGCAGAAACTCTCGCCCCAGGTCACCGTCGGCGCCGGGACGGCAACACCGGCCGTAAAGTCTGTTCAGAAGCCTGCAGCGCCAGCCCCGACAGCCGTCAAGACTCCTGCGGCTCCGAAGGCTGCCGCCCCTGCCAAGGTGGCGGCTCCACCCGCTGGAAAGGGCATGGTCTGGGCGAATTCCGATTCCAAGATCTATCACCGGGAGGGGAGCTACTGGTACGGAAAGACCAGGGCGGGAAGCTACATGACCGAGGCCGAGGCCGTCAAGGCGGGATACCGGGCAGCCAAGCCGGGCGGAAAGGAGCAGTAA
- a CDS encoding glycosyltransferase family 2 protein: protein MLSAVIITKNEENNIARCIESIRGIAAEIVVVDSGSSDRTVEIARSLGAKVTHQDWLGFAAQKNFAAGLAVMDYVLMLDADEEVSETLRNSITEALLAKRFDGWELNRKTYYLGDFLDHVWHPEWRLRLYRKGKGLFHGEIHEKVVCEGKIGRLRGDLHHYSYKGLKDQMLRLVRYAEQSAVLMHREGKRFRFVNLFFNPCWAFVKVLLRGGIRDGYRSFLAARFEGIYTFLKYAFLLEEELKKKQGKNLWQ from the coding sequence ATGCTGTCCGCCGTCATCATTACAAAAAACGAGGAAAACAATATCGCCCGCTGCATAGAAAGCATCCGGGGCATCGCCGCTGAGATCGTCGTGGTGGACTCCGGCTCCAGCGACCGGACGGTCGAAATCGCCCGCTCCCTCGGGGCGAAGGTAACGCACCAGGACTGGCTGGGTTTTGCCGCGCAGAAGAATTTCGCGGCCGGTCTTGCCGTAATGGACTATGTCCTGATGCTCGACGCCGACGAGGAAGTTTCCGAAACATTGCGCAACTCCATAACAGAAGCCCTTCTGGCAAAGCGGTTCGACGGGTGGGAGCTCAATCGGAAGACCTACTATCTGGGGGACTTCCTCGATCATGTCTGGCACCCCGAATGGCGTCTCCGTCTCTACCGCAAGGGGAAGGGCCTGTTCCACGGGGAAATCCACGAAAAGGTCGTCTGCGAGGGAAAAATCGGCCGGCTTCGGGGGGACCTGCATCACTACTCCTACAAAGGCCTGAAGGATCAGATGCTGCGGCTCGTCCGTTATGCGGAACAATCGGCGGTTCTCATGCACAGGGAAGGGAAACGGTTCCGTTTTGTCAATCTCTTCTTCAACCCCTGCTGGGCCTTTGTCAAGGTCTTGCTCCGGGGCGGCATCCGGGACGGGTATCGCAGCTTTCTTGCCGCCAGATTCGAGGGCATCTATACCTTTTTGAAATATGCCTTTCTCCTCGAGGAAGAATTAAAGAAAAAACAGGGGAAGAACCTCTGGCAATGA
- a CDS encoding penicillin-binding protein 1A — protein sequence MVFFFFKACKKWFLLTFLGFFLASGLASPAEGAEKLAAYPALPSNYSSIKIFDSKGQFVGRILPRERYWVSIDRINPFLLKAVVAIEDSRFYDHPGIDIRGIARALVKDVAKGKLAEGGSTITQQLIKNKYLSGQKTLDRKIKEGLLAMEYERKYSKNQILEMYLNEIYYGNGAWGIAQAARIFFDKSPRDLTEAECALLAGVPKAPNRYNPFGSSSVVRNRRNLVLSRMAELEMISPQKKQKLMAAAVSPIKKGEAPYYVDAIRNKLVERYGAEIIERGGLEVISAMDLALQRRAEQVLREGVRKISPTLQGALLCLDPNTGDVLAVAGGVDFSSSPYNRAFYAKRQPGSAIKPFIYAAALEKRYTASSIWNDAPVTYTWGTNESWTPQNYGNERYGEISLRQALAHSDNVIAVRLLDTIGVSYFIDFAGKLGLPLRAHNLSLALGTEEVTLTDLVEAYTPLANGGSRSEARTILRIYDRYHNAWTENPSVVTPVLSPATAFVTTSMMKDVLTYGTAKTLKKFSLERPSAGKTGTTDNYQDAWFIGYTPQVITGIWVGHDKPVSGGKGFTGGSVCAPIWGRFMRSALAAKPVLDFPKPETVVSVSIDPATGRLATPDCPEKKEEFYLAGTEPTEPCPQHGGGPLPSPDPTPPPPPDGEAPQPIDTPKGP from the coding sequence TTGGTTTTCTTTTTTTTCAAAGCGTGTAAAAAATGGTTCCTCCTGACCTTTTTAGGGTTTTTCCTGGCTTCAGGCCTGGCCTCCCCGGCTGAAGGGGCGGAAAAACTGGCCGCTTACCCGGCCTTGCCTTCCAACTATTCCTCCATAAAAATCTTTGACAGCAAAGGACAATTCGTCGGCAGGATCCTTCCGCGGGAACGCTATTGGGTCTCCATCGACCGGATCAATCCGTTCCTGCTGAAAGCCGTGGTGGCCATCGAAGATTCCCGCTTTTACGACCATCCGGGCATTGATATCCGCGGGATCGCCCGGGCTCTGGTGAAAGATGTCGCCAAAGGGAAACTCGCCGAAGGCGGATCGACGATCACGCAACAGCTCATCAAGAACAAATACCTCTCCGGACAGAAGACCCTTGACAGAAAGATCAAGGAAGGCCTCCTGGCCATGGAATACGAACGCAAATACAGCAAGAATCAGATTCTGGAGATGTACCTGAACGAAATCTACTACGGAAACGGGGCGTGGGGCATTGCCCAGGCCGCCCGGATCTTTTTCGATAAATCCCCCCGGGATTTGACCGAAGCCGAATGCGCCCTGCTGGCCGGCGTTCCCAAGGCCCCGAATCGCTACAATCCTTTCGGATCGTCCTCCGTTGTCCGGAATCGGCGGAACCTCGTCCTCAGCCGCATGGCGGAGCTCGAAATGATTTCACCCCAGAAAAAACAGAAGCTGATGGCTGCGGCCGTATCCCCCATCAAAAAGGGAGAGGCCCCCTACTATGTAGATGCGATCCGCAACAAACTGGTCGAGCGGTACGGCGCCGAGATCATAGAGAGAGGCGGGCTGGAAGTCATTTCCGCCATGGACCTGGCCCTGCAGAGGCGGGCCGAACAGGTCCTGCGTGAAGGCGTAAGAAAGATCTCCCCGACCCTTCAGGGCGCCCTGCTTTGTCTGGACCCCAATACGGGGGATGTCCTGGCCGTCGCAGGCGGGGTGGATTTCTCCTCGAGCCCCTATAACCGGGCCTTTTACGCCAAACGTCAGCCCGGCTCCGCCATCAAGCCCTTCATCTACGCCGCCGCCCTGGAAAAGAGGTATACGGCCAGCAGCATCTGGAATGACGCCCCGGTCACCTACACCTGGGGGACGAACGAAAGCTGGACCCCGCAGAATTACGGAAATGAACGCTATGGAGAGATTTCACTCAGGCAGGCCCTGGCCCACTCTGACAATGTAATCGCCGTACGGCTCCTCGATACCATCGGCGTCTCCTATTTCATCGATTTTGCCGGAAAGCTGGGGCTTCCCTTGCGTGCGCACAATCTCTCCCTGGCCCTTGGGACGGAGGAGGTCACCTTGACCGATCTCGTTGAGGCGTACACCCCCCTGGCCAACGGAGGTTCCCGATCCGAAGCGCGGACCATTCTCCGGATCTACGATCGGTATCATAACGCCTGGACGGAAAATCCGTCCGTGGTGACTCCCGTATTGTCTCCCGCCACCGCCTTCGTCACGACCTCGATGATGAAAGACGTCCTGACCTACGGAACGGCAAAGACGCTGAAGAAATTCAGCCTGGAACGTCCGTCCGCCGGGAAGACCGGCACCACCGACAACTACCAGGATGCCTGGTTTATCGGCTATACCCCTCAGGTCATCACCGGCATCTGGGTAGGCCATGACAAGCCGGTATCCGGCGGAAAGGGGTTCACCGGCGGGTCCGTCTGCGCGCCGATTTGGGGAAGATTCATGCGTTCCGCCCTGGCAGCCAAGCCGGTCCTGGACTTCCCGAAACCGGAGACGGTCGTTTCCGTATCCATCGACCCGGCCACAGGCCGCCTGGCGACACCAGACTGTCCGGAGAAAAAAGAGGAATTTTATCTCGCCGGCACCGAACCGACCGAGCCCTGCCCCCAGCATGGCGGAGGGCCCCTCCCCTCCCCGGATCCCACCCCTCCGCCACCACCGGATGGGGAAGCGCCGCAGCCTATCGATACGCCGAAAGGCCCCTGA
- a CDS encoding exonuclease SbcCD subunit D C-terminal domain-containing protein — translation MKLLHTSDWHIGRTLYGRKRYDEYEAFLNWLADLIEAEEIDVLLVSGDVFDNSTPSNRAQELYYRFLCRAASSSSRSVVITAGNHDSPSFLNAPKELLKFLNIFVVGHASEQSEEELIVLTGSDGEPRLILCAVPYLRDHDIRTAEAGESPEDKERKIVEGIRRHYRSVCEAAERTRAELGKPVPIVAMGHLFAAGGQTIDGDGVRELYIGSLAQVGRDVFPECIDYLALGHLHIPQKVSGSDFVRYSGSPLPIGFGEAGQEKSVTLVHFSSGIPAVSTIPVPRFQELKTLRGDWATLVRQIDGLKAEGRPIWLEITYEGNEIASTLREKLDEAVAGTAIEILRVKNNRVLERALSGENKEETLDDLDVTEVFQRCLDAHEIPAEQRRALMDAYGEILVFLNEADLQVE, via the coding sequence ATGAAACTTCTCCACACCTCAGACTGGCACATCGGGCGAACGCTCTATGGTCGAAAGAGATACGACGAGTACGAGGCATTTCTGAACTGGCTGGCTGATTTGATCGAGGCCGAAGAGATCGACGTGCTCCTTGTTTCGGGGGATGTGTTCGACAACAGCACCCCGAGCAACCGCGCGCAGGAGTTGTATTACCGGTTTCTCTGCCGTGCGGCCTCCTCTTCCAGCCGCTCCGTGGTGATCACCGCCGGGAATCACGATTCTCCGTCCTTTCTGAATGCCCCGAAGGAACTCCTGAAATTCCTGAATATTTTCGTGGTCGGCCATGCCTCTGAGCAGTCTGAAGAGGAGCTGATCGTGCTGACCGGATCGGATGGCGAGCCGCGTCTGATCCTCTGCGCTGTTCCCTATCTCCGGGATCACGATATCCGCACCGCCGAAGCGGGGGAAAGTCCTGAGGACAAGGAGCGGAAAATCGTCGAGGGAATTCGAAGGCATTACCGTTCGGTCTGTGAGGCGGCGGAGCGGACACGGGCCGAACTGGGAAAACCGGTCCCGATCGTGGCGATGGGCCATCTCTTCGCGGCAGGCGGCCAGACGATCGACGGCGACGGCGTTCGCGAACTTTATATCGGCTCTCTCGCCCAGGTCGGAAGGGATGTCTTCCCCGAATGCATCGATTACCTTGCCCTGGGCCATCTCCATATCCCGCAGAAGGTCAGCGGCTCCGATTTCGTCCGTTATTCCGGTTCGCCCCTGCCCATTGGATTCGGGGAAGCGGGGCAGGAAAAGAGCGTGACCCTGGTGCATTTTTCCAGCGGCATCCCGGCCGTTTCGACGATTCCCGTACCCCGCTTTCAGGAATTGAAGACCTTGCGCGGGGATTGGGCTACGCTCGTCCGGCAAATCGATGGGTTGAAGGCGGAAGGCCGCCCCATCTGGCTGGAGATCACATATGAAGGGAATGAAATCGCCTCAACCTTACGGGAAAAGCTGGATGAAGCCGTCGCAGGAACCGCCATCGAAATCCTCCGGGTCAAGAACAACCGGGTCCTCGAACGGGCCCTGAGCGGGGAAAATAAGGAAGAAACCCTGGATGACCTGGATGTGACGGAGGTGTTTCAACGTTGCCTCGACGCCCATGAGATTCCCGCGGAACAGCGCCGGGCGCTGATGGATGCCTATGGGGAGATTCTGGTCTTCCTGAACGAGGCAGACCTGCAGGTCGAATAG
- a CDS encoding YidB family protein — protein MCKNREEGLMGLFDEVVGKLGGMLGGGEGEGQGLLGGVMELLTSGEGGGLGGLVQSFKDKGLGDIVSSWVGTGENLPINADQIKEVLGNETIANLAAKFGLSPEDLSAKLSEFLPGVIDKLTPDGSIPEGGLLEKGLDFLKGKLG, from the coding sequence ATCTGTAAAAATAGAGAGGAGGGTCTTATGGGACTGTTTGATGAAGTAGTCGGCAAACTGGGAGGGATGCTTGGCGGCGGCGAGGGGGAAGGTCAGGGGCTTCTCGGCGGCGTCATGGAACTGCTCACCAGCGGCGAAGGCGGCGGACTGGGAGGACTCGTCCAGAGCTTCAAGGACAAGGGCCTGGGGGACATCGTTTCCTCGTGGGTCGGTACGGGGGAGAACCTCCCCATCAACGCCGATCAGATCAAGGAAGTCCTGGGCAACGAGACGATCGCGAATCTGGCCGCGAAGTTCGGGCTATCACCGGAAGATCTGAGCGCCAAGCTCTCCGAATTTCTGCCTGGGGTGATCGACAAGCTGACCCCCGACGGCTCAATCCCCGAAGGGGGGCTCCTGGAAAAGGGGCTCGATTTTCTGAAGGGAAAGCTGGGATAG
- a CDS encoding AAA family ATPase, producing the protein MRILSVRFKNLNSLSGDWEIDFTHPDYCSDGLFAITGPTGSGKTTLLDAVCLGLYGRTPRLDKVTKSSNEIMSRQAGECSAEVTFETQKGSYRCSWSQHRARRRPDGELQPARHEISDADSGKVLESKLNSVGELVEKVTGMDYERFTRSMLLAQGGFTAFLQASPDKRSPILEQITGTEIYSRISERVYERHSKERERLELLQAELRGIRVLSHEEEENLQGSLQEKQEREQELRGNLDKIRKNLLWLDGIQNLERELVKLDQKRQAFVQHRAAFEPEARKLERARKALGLEGDYRGVVALRGQQEAESRDLAGASAMLPQKEEARSEALAASRAAETGLAEARTRQLAEAEVIKQVRGLDARITEQKKQLVEQDNALADLEKKAKRFRNVIEISNQDLQGHQKTLKDIQNALERSASDSALLTHLSAIARSFEFLKSINSRVSLTREALAVAAGKKETLAAKYGKGQADCDQLRWEYEKSQEEVQRLTEKIGELLEGREIGQWREEKDILKDREQILFSIGQGIERMGKTGETIKKLSADLERTEGEHGLLAREIESLTEKRRLLEGAIENLEIRAALLNRIRDLEEDRKRLEDGKPCPLCGATEHPYALGNVPELNQTEAALKDAKSGFKEVSEKLRKLEVRRAGKETEISRDKKDLEEKTALLETDEGQCVQALQALHIEVLPEERGGWLSRERESTLRKISEISRLVSTAEEKSKKEKAARNVLEKKGLALEKSAKALLEARHKLETSVLEYERLVKEDAARTEEADRTRAEALKDVEPFGIEQLPSAGLDGILNSLRERRNAWQARQEERTTLERKIADLLAGIDKNRALLSTLEQDLAARRKKRQEQGVEYDALKASRREIFGEQDPDRVEKHLAAAVESAGRTLEKAREELGKIEKEISVLQEKIFLLSGSVDRRKGELAKAEQELQEKIFTAEFESEAEYLTSRLGEEERETLARRENALIREGTDLEARQKDRREALASEREKNLTDSPREALQENFNACDASQKQIGLEIGGILKTLSEDKKMREQQQERLRNLEAQKRECARWNDLRELIGSADGKKFRNFAQGLTFERMTKFANRQLRKMTDRYLLIRDESQPLELNVIDNYQAGEIRSTKNLSGGESFIVSLALALGLSSMASRNVRVDSLFLDEGFGTLDEDALETALETLAGLRQDGKLIGVISHVAALKERIGTQIQVIPGTGGRSTLTGPGCRRV; encoded by the coding sequence ATGAGGATACTAAGCGTACGTTTCAAGAACCTGAATTCTCTCTCCGGCGACTGGGAGATCGATTTTACCCATCCGGACTACTGCTCCGACGGCCTGTTCGCCATCACCGGTCCCACCGGCTCGGGAAAAACGACCCTCCTGGACGCCGTCTGCCTCGGGCTCTACGGCCGGACGCCCCGCCTGGACAAGGTTACCAAGAGTTCCAACGAGATCATGTCACGCCAGGCCGGAGAATGCTCTGCCGAGGTCACCTTCGAGACGCAGAAGGGAAGCTATCGCTGCTCCTGGAGTCAACACCGCGCCCGGAGGAGGCCCGACGGGGAATTGCAGCCGGCGCGCCATGAAATCAGCGACGCGGATTCCGGAAAGGTCCTGGAATCGAAACTGAACTCCGTGGGCGAGTTGGTTGAGAAGGTCACGGGGATGGATTACGAGCGCTTCACCCGGTCGATGCTCCTTGCCCAGGGAGGATTTACAGCCTTTCTCCAGGCCTCTCCCGATAAGCGGTCGCCCATTCTGGAACAGATCACCGGCACGGAAATATACAGCCGGATCTCCGAAAGGGTTTACGAACGCCATTCGAAGGAACGGGAAAGGCTGGAACTGCTTCAGGCTGAACTCAGGGGAATCCGTGTTCTAAGCCACGAAGAAGAAGAAAATCTGCAAGGGTCCCTGCAGGAAAAGCAGGAGCGGGAACAGGAACTGAGGGGAAATCTGGATAAAATTCGGAAGAACCTGCTCTGGCTCGACGGAATTCAAAACCTGGAGAGAGAGCTGGTCAAGCTGGATCAGAAACGGCAGGCTTTTGTCCAGCATCGGGCGGCCTTCGAGCCGGAGGCGAGGAAGCTGGAAAGAGCCCGGAAGGCCCTGGGCCTGGAGGGGGATTATCGGGGGGTCGTTGCCCTTCGCGGTCAACAGGAGGCGGAAAGCAGGGATCTGGCCGGGGCAAGCGCCATGCTGCCGCAGAAGGAAGAAGCCCGATCAGAGGCACTGGCGGCGAGCCGGGCCGCCGAAACCGGATTGGCAGAGGCACGGACCAGGCAACTGGCGGAAGCGGAAGTGATCAAACAGGTGCGTGGACTCGATGCCCGCATCACCGAGCAGAAAAAACAGCTTGTCGAGCAGGACAACGCGCTGGCGGACCTGGAAAAAAAGGCAAAGCGTTTCCGGAACGTCATCGAAATTTCAAATCAGGATCTGCAGGGACATCAGAAGACCCTGAAGGACATCCAGAACGCCTTGGAAAGATCCGCATCCGACTCCGCCTTACTAACCCACCTTTCCGCCATAGCCCGCTCTTTCGAATTCCTTAAGAGCATCAACTCCCGAGTGTCCCTCACCAGGGAAGCCCTTGCCGTGGCAGCCGGGAAGAAAGAGACATTGGCCGCGAAATATGGAAAGGGCCAGGCGGATTGCGATCAATTGCGCTGGGAGTATGAAAAAAGCCAGGAGGAAGTTCAAAGGCTGACGGAGAAAATCGGCGAGCTCCTCGAAGGGCGGGAAATCGGCCAGTGGCGCGAAGAAAAGGACATCCTCAAGGACCGGGAACAAATCCTATTTTCAATTGGCCAAGGCATCGAGCGGATGGGAAAGACCGGAGAAACGATCAAGAAGCTCTCCGCAGACCTTGAAAGGACAGAGGGAGAACACGGGCTGCTCGCCCGGGAGATTGAATCGTTGACGGAAAAAAGGCGGCTCCTGGAGGGAGCCATCGAGAATCTGGAGATCCGGGCAGCGCTTCTGAACCGCATCCGCGATCTGGAAGAAGACAGGAAGAGACTGGAAGACGGCAAGCCCTGCCCCCTGTGCGGCGCCACCGAACATCCTTACGCCCTGGGAAATGTTCCGGAATTGAACCAGACGGAAGCCGCGCTGAAAGATGCGAAGTCCGGATTCAAGGAGGTGTCGGAAAAACTGCGGAAGCTGGAAGTCCGTCGGGCCGGGAAAGAAACGGAAATTTCCCGCGACAAAAAGGACCTGGAGGAAAAAACGGCCCTTCTCGAAACGGACGAAGGACAGTGCGTCCAGGCCCTGCAGGCATTGCATATTGAAGTTCTGCCGGAAGAGCGGGGGGGGTGGCTCTCCAGGGAAAGAGAGTCCACGTTGCGGAAGATTTCCGAGATTTCCCGCCTGGTGTCCACCGCCGAAGAAAAGAGCAAAAAGGAAAAGGCAGCCCGGAACGTCCTGGAAAAGAAAGGGCTGGCCCTGGAAAAATCCGCAAAGGCGCTGCTGGAGGCCCGGCATAAGCTGGAAACATCCGTTCTGGAATATGAACGGCTCGTCAAAGAAGATGCCGCCCGAACAGAAGAAGCCGACAGGACGCGCGCTGAAGCCCTTAAAGATGTCGAACCCTTCGGCATTGAACAACTCCCCTCCGCCGGCCTCGACGGCATACTGAATTCCTTGAGAGAACGCCGGAATGCGTGGCAGGCAAGGCAGGAAGAGAGAACAACCCTCGAAAGGAAGATCGCCGATCTGCTGGCCGGAATCGACAAGAACCGGGCCCTGCTGTCCACCCTGGAACAGGACCTGGCGGCAAGGCGGAAAAAGCGCCAGGAGCAAGGGGTAGAGTACGATGCGCTGAAAGCCTCCCGCCGGGAAATTTTCGGGGAGCAGGACCCGGATCGGGTGGAAAAGCATCTTGCGGCTGCCGTGGAATCCGCAGGCAGAACGCTGGAAAAGGCCCGGGAAGAACTGGGAAAAATCGAGAAGGAAATCAGTGTTTTGCAGGAGAAAATATTTCTTCTGTCCGGAAGTGTTGACCGAAGAAAAGGAGAACTGGCCAAAGCGGAGCAGGAACTCCAGGAGAAGATATTCACGGCGGAATTCGAGTCTGAAGCCGAGTACCTTACCTCACGTCTCGGTGAAGAGGAACGGGAGACCCTTGCCCGGAGAGAAAACGCCCTGATCCGGGAAGGGACCGACCTGGAGGCCAGGCAGAAGGACAGACGGGAGGCCCTCGCTTCCGAGCGGGAAAAGAATCTGACCGATTCGCCCCGGGAAGCCCTTCAGGAAAACTTCAATGCCTGCGATGCGAGCCAGAAGCAGATCGGACTTGAAATCGGCGGCATTCTGAAGACTTTGAGCGAAGACAAAAAAATGAGGGAACAACAACAGGAGCGCCTCCGGAATCTTGAAGCCCAGAAAAGGGAGTGTGCCCGCTGGAATGATCTCCGTGAGCTCATCGGTTCAGCCGATGGGAAAAAGTTCCGAAACTTTGCCCAGGGCCTGACCTTCGAGAGAATGACGAAATTTGCCAACCGGCAACTTCGAAAAATGACGGACCGTTATCTGCTGATCCGCGATGAATCGCAGCCCTTGGAATTAAACGTCATCGACAATTATCAGGCCGGAGAGATCCGCTCCACGAAGAATCTCTCCGGCGGTGAAAGCTTTATCGTGAGCCTTGCCCTGGCCCTTGGCCTTTCCTCGATGGCCAGCCGGAATGTCCGGGTTGATTCACTCTTCCTCGATGAGGGTTTCGGCACCCTCGACGAAGACGCCCTGGAAACGGCCCTGGAAACCCTGGCGGGGCTGCGCCAGGACGGCAAGCTGATCGGCGTCATCTCCCACGTCGCGGCATTGAAGGAACGCATCGGCACTCAGATCCAGGTCATCCCCGGGACAGGCGGCCGCAGCACCCTGACCGGCCCCGGATGCCGGAGAGTCTGA
- a CDS encoding DUF4404 family protein produces MIQNTLNKIEERLKKTETVTEENRSELLNLVSELKGEIEELSKTHTEHAESITGFAAISTREATRQEKNPALLQLSIDGLAASVEGFETSHPTLVGVVNRICSMLANLGI; encoded by the coding sequence ATGATCCAGAATACTCTGAACAAGATTGAAGAGAGGTTGAAAAAGACGGAGACGGTGACCGAAGAGAACCGATCTGAACTTCTGAACCTCGTTTCTGAACTCAAGGGAGAAATCGAGGAACTCTCCAAGACGCATACGGAGCACGCGGAAAGCATCACGGGGTTTGCCGCGATATCGACCCGCGAAGCCACCCGGCAGGAAAAGAATCCGGCACTTCTCCAGCTGTCGATCGATGGTCTGGCCGCATCCGTTGAGGGTTTCGAAACTTCGCATCCGACGCTGGTCGGTGTCGTCAACAGAATCTGTTCCATGCTTGCAAATCTGGGAATATAA
- a CDS encoding class I SAM-dependent methyltransferase, producing MDTLRKKIKRIKKNIRRRLPETKPVAFITKIRWGRELALRKSREAQLIALPPDEYSKLRFYQFKKATAEFFFQHIGRTDIKVSDTPHYRLAQALIEGNASEIEAGKRFYEAYLAAASQTTGSAPSEPSVEELKRELHNLREHPHKAAPVVVTQILPGGEFFVVEGNHRIAIASALEQEIPVELWPFELAFMKFSPVIEYYGTRHNNRPYSNIYFNQKVAIPGRREDIIERLSMIPREVLNGAKVLDIASNFGMSSILVRSFGAASVQGLEISSSMVDFASRFSMLEGVYPDVKFRQFNIDKDFLGDEERFDVGFMFSIYAHLSKPQHLTRIAERNIGKYIVFESHPGHTYDTYKSFFDSGLFSSVEELGRLIRSVFKPEEKSRILWLCTKAQSD from the coding sequence ATGGATACATTAAGAAAAAAAATAAAACGCATAAAGAAAAACATCAGACGGCGGTTGCCGGAGACAAAACCCGTCGCCTTTATCACAAAGATAAGGTGGGGACGTGAACTGGCTTTACGTAAATCCCGGGAGGCGCAACTTATTGCCTTACCCCCCGACGAATATTCCAAGCTCCGGTTCTACCAATTCAAGAAGGCTACTGCAGAATTCTTCTTCCAGCATATCGGTCGGACGGATATCAAGGTATCCGATACGCCGCATTACCGCCTTGCCCAGGCCCTGATAGAAGGAAATGCCAGTGAAATTGAGGCTGGAAAGAGATTCTATGAAGCCTATTTGGCTGCTGCTTCACAGACAACAGGTAGCGCACCGTCGGAACCAAGCGTTGAGGAATTGAAGAGGGAACTGCACAATCTCAGGGAGCATCCGCATAAAGCAGCCCCGGTTGTGGTAACGCAGATACTGCCTGGCGGAGAGTTTTTCGTTGTTGAGGGAAATCACCGCATTGCCATAGCATCGGCCCTAGAGCAGGAAATCCCTGTAGAACTCTGGCCGTTCGAGCTGGCGTTCATGAAATTTTCACCGGTAATAGAATACTACGGCACCAGGCACAATAACCGTCCATATTCAAATATCTATTTTAACCAAAAGGTCGCTATTCCCGGACGTCGTGAAGATATCATCGAGCGCCTCTCCATGATTCCGCGAGAAGTGCTTAACGGTGCGAAGGTACTGGACATAGCCAGCAATTTCGGCATGAGCAGCATCCTTGTCCGCTCTTTCGGTGCGGCTTCTGTTCAGGGACTTGAAATATCGAGCAGCATGGTCGACTTCGCCAGCCGCTTTTCCATGCTTGAGGGTGTATATCCTGATGTAAAATTTCGGCAATTCAACATCGATAAAGATTTTCTCGGAGATGAAGAGCGCTTCGATGTTGGTTTCATGTTTTCCATTTACGCGCATCTTTCCAAGCCGCAACACCTGACCCGGATAGCAGAACGTAACATTGGCAAGTACATTGTCTTTGAATCGCACCCCGGCCATACATACGATACGTACAAAAGCTTCTTTGACAGTGGACTTTTCTCCTCTGTAGAGGAATTGGGACGCCTTATCCGATCCGTCTTCAAACCGGAGGAAAAGTCGCGCATTTTATGGCTGTGCACGAAGGCACAATCCGATTGA